A section of the Pelagicoccus albus genome encodes:
- a CDS encoding Tat pathway signal sequence domain protein: protein MKLITIKKKHVLALLAFGVLGTLTRSDDLYSAEAEVEWLEGVPEEGISGGTWGVPWPIGTLSSASALGVLDEKGNSVSSQTWPLAYWPDGSLKWTAHAIAASDNVAQSYKVVSGKAHAPEKVVLVREDSETVSVETELAKFTFNRTGESLIRSIERSGKVVAHNGRLIALSRDSAEMRGTWAETSYASKIEAVVVEQSGPIRAVIKVEGSHANDAREWLPFVVRFYVYAGSDTMRIMHSFIYDGDEYADFVSGMGLRFEVPMGDPLYDRHVRFVGEGDGLFAEAIKGITGLRRDPGDAAREAQIAGRSTPPLETWDQRVVNGLPYVPAWGDYSLSQLSSEGFRIQKRTQEGHAWIDSATGHRSGGVGYVGGALQGGVSFGMRDFWQSHPSQMDVRNAESDTAEVTLWIWSPVAQPMDFRFFHDGMGMDTYPKQIDGLNITYEDYEDGYATPYGIARTSEFYLKAEDVTPSRESLVSFADQVRLPAQLTVGPEHILASGVFGAQWSLPKRDTKITQWLEDRLEFKLDAYVAEVDKRDWYGFWHYGDVMHTYDTDRHVWRYDVGGFGWDNAELSPPIWLWLSYFRTGRADVFRFAEAMCRHNCDVDTYHLGRFRGLGTRHGVQHWGDSSKQTRISTASYFRHYYYLTADERTGDLLRDSLFGIEAEKKINVGRKVGGKTELQPLPPIEAPEPGGEVVISGLGIGNFMASWITEAERTNDPVWHDRILKVMKGLSEHPYGFFGTSVLNIDTGEISPLEGGKPVQSHLRSCFGLPEISLELIRTYGEKVPEYADRWAEYGRLYNGTAEEQKEVLGISFRNANLRDSHSRHTAYAALHLKDPSLAKRAWKELLKRYDEESQAVPDALSLKGPEVLNPIDEYVLGTNGSQWEIAALECLAFLREWTPENWDDVK, encoded by the coding sequence ATGAAGTTAATAACGATCAAGAAAAAGCACGTCTTGGCATTGTTGGCGTTTGGCGTTTTGGGAACTCTTACGCGCAGCGATGATCTTTACTCTGCGGAGGCAGAGGTTGAATGGCTGGAAGGGGTGCCCGAGGAAGGCATCTCTGGTGGTACTTGGGGAGTGCCGTGGCCAATTGGAACGCTTTCATCCGCCAGTGCTTTGGGAGTCTTAGACGAGAAGGGTAACTCGGTATCTAGCCAGACCTGGCCACTCGCTTATTGGCCAGATGGCTCGTTGAAGTGGACCGCCCATGCCATTGCGGCAAGTGATAACGTGGCTCAGTCTTACAAGGTTGTATCGGGGAAGGCCCACGCTCCTGAAAAGGTAGTCTTGGTGCGCGAAGATAGTGAAACGGTTTCCGTCGAAACCGAATTAGCCAAGTTCACTTTTAATCGAACCGGCGAGTCTCTGATTCGTAGCATTGAACGTTCAGGAAAAGTGGTTGCCCATAATGGGCGTTTGATCGCCCTTAGCCGTGATTCTGCGGAGATGCGCGGGACGTGGGCGGAAACTAGCTACGCTTCCAAAATTGAGGCAGTTGTTGTCGAACAGTCTGGACCGATTCGAGCTGTCATCAAAGTCGAAGGCAGCCATGCAAATGACGCTCGAGAATGGCTGCCTTTTGTTGTCCGGTTCTATGTCTATGCTGGATCCGATACGATGCGTATTATGCATAGTTTTATCTATGATGGGGATGAATACGCCGACTTTGTTAGTGGAATGGGGCTACGATTCGAAGTCCCCATGGGCGATCCCCTGTATGATCGCCATGTTCGTTTCGTTGGCGAGGGTGATGGACTGTTTGCTGAAGCGATCAAGGGGATCACTGGCCTGAGGCGGGATCCTGGCGATGCTGCACGTGAAGCTCAGATAGCAGGTCGCTCGACTCCACCATTGGAAACTTGGGACCAGCGGGTTGTGAACGGCTTGCCGTACGTACCAGCTTGGGGCGACTATTCCCTGAGCCAACTGTCCTCGGAAGGATTCCGTATCCAGAAAAGAACACAGGAAGGGCACGCTTGGATTGATTCCGCGACCGGACATCGTTCCGGCGGCGTTGGTTACGTTGGCGGAGCTTTACAAGGCGGGGTTTCCTTCGGTATGCGGGACTTTTGGCAGAGCCATCCAAGCCAGATGGATGTGCGAAATGCTGAGAGCGATACGGCTGAGGTGACACTTTGGATATGGTCGCCAGTAGCTCAGCCGATGGACTTTCGATTTTTCCACGACGGAATGGGGATGGATACCTACCCAAAGCAAATCGATGGATTGAACATCACCTATGAGGATTACGAGGATGGATACGCGACTCCTTACGGGATCGCTCGAACTTCAGAATTTTATCTGAAAGCGGAGGACGTCACTCCAAGTCGAGAGTCTTTAGTTAGCTTTGCCGACCAGGTGCGTCTTCCAGCGCAATTGACCGTAGGTCCGGAACACATTTTGGCGAGCGGTGTTTTTGGCGCTCAGTGGAGTTTGCCAAAGCGAGACACCAAAATCACGCAATGGTTGGAAGATCGTTTGGAGTTCAAGCTCGATGCTTATGTGGCTGAAGTTGACAAGCGAGATTGGTATGGGTTCTGGCATTACGGAGATGTTATGCACACCTACGATACCGACCGCCATGTCTGGCGTTATGACGTAGGTGGCTTCGGTTGGGATAATGCTGAACTGTCTCCTCCTATTTGGCTTTGGCTGAGCTATTTTCGTACTGGAAGAGCGGATGTCTTCCGATTTGCCGAAGCCATGTGTCGTCATAATTGCGACGTGGATACTTATCACCTAGGGAGATTTAGGGGGCTAGGCACGCGTCATGGAGTCCAGCATTGGGGAGATAGTTCCAAGCAGACACGGATTAGTACCGCTAGCTATTTCCGGCACTACTATTATCTGACGGCGGACGAGCGTACGGGAGATCTCCTTAGAGATTCTCTCTTTGGAATCGAAGCGGAGAAGAAAATTAACGTGGGCCGGAAGGTCGGAGGGAAGACGGAGTTGCAGCCGCTACCACCAATCGAAGCTCCGGAGCCCGGTGGCGAAGTCGTCATCAGCGGCTTGGGAATCGGAAACTTCATGGCTTCATGGATAACTGAAGCTGAACGCACGAATGATCCAGTATGGCATGATCGAATCTTGAAGGTTATGAAGGGTCTTTCGGAGCATCCATACGGATTTTTTGGTACCAGTGTTCTCAATATTGATACTGGAGAGATCTCTCCGCTCGAGGGTGGTAAGCCTGTGCAGAGTCATCTGCGCTCTTGCTTTGGGCTCCCCGAGATCAGTCTGGAGCTAATCCGAACTTATGGAGAAAAGGTTCCAGAATACGCCGATAGATGGGCGGAATATGGCCGACTCTATAATGGTACTGCAGAAGAGCAGAAGGAAGTTCTCGGTATTTCGTTCCGCAATGCGAACTTGCGTGATTCCCATAGTCGACATACGGCTTATGCCGCTTTGCACCTTAAGGATCCGAGTCTCGCGAAAAGGGCATGGAAAGAGCTCTTGAAACGTTATGATGAGGAATCTCAAGCAGTGCCTGACGCTCTAAGCCTGAAAGGTCCTGAGGTCTTGAATCCAATCGATGAATACGTATTAGGAACAAATGGCTCGCAATGGGAAATTGCGGCTCTGGAGTGTCTCGCTTTTCTGCGTGAATGGACGCCGGAAAATTGGGACGATGTAAAGTAG